From the genome of Ardenticatenales bacterium:
GGTTCGGCGGTGACGGAGGAGAGCCAGGTGGTGGCGGCGGGGTAAGTGGTGATGTTGCCGGCATCGGCGATCAGGTCGGCGGTATCGTCCGCCCAGAGCCAGAAGAGGTTGTTGGCGATGTACTGTAGCTCCAGCCGCGAGCGCCCGGAGACCCAGCCAAAGAAGCGGATTTTTTCGTCGGCCTCAAACTGGTTGTCCCCATCTCCCACGAACTGGTAAGCGACGGGGTCGCCCCAGCGCATGAGGTGGAAGGTGTGTGGGTTGACGGCGGCGACGTTCATGCCCGCTGCCTGCAAATCGGCGTAGCCGATCTCGTAGATGCCGTCGGCGGCCACTTCGATTTTGTAGGTATCCACCCCGAGGGGCAAGTAGGGGCCGGGGGGGGCGAAGTCGGGCGGGAGGCCGCGCCAGTGGTCGAGTTGGTTGGCGTTCAATATCTGGTGTGACCATTGTGCCGGCATTGTTTGCGGCGGCAGTTGGGCATCGGTCCCGTTCCCGCCCGCGAACGTGATCTCCACATCCAGGGAGCGGGCGAATTGCAGCGTTTGTTGCGCGGGATTGTAGCGAAAGGGGTAGAGCGTCAACTGTACCAGGCGTGCGTCGCGCACGTACATGGGCGCGGACAGGGCGTAGATTTGCGCGGGAAAGAGCGCGTCCGCGTCGTAGATGGCCGGGTCGGGCGCGGTGATGGCTGCCGGTTGATTGCCGGCAGGCGCGGGACCGGCGGGGTAGGGTTCCGCCGCCAGCGGGGGCAGGATGGCCTGGCTGACTTGCCGCTGCCGCACGCGCACCACGGCGTCCGCGCCGGGAGGGAGGAGGATGAAGGTTTGGAAGATGGGCAAGATGGGCGCGCCGGGTTGGCGCAGGGTGGCGGTGAGGCCGTCGGCGGTGATGTGGCCGTCTTGCTGCTGGTAGCTGGGGATGTCTAGTTGGAACTGGATGCCGGCAGGCGAGGCGTGCAGGGCGGTGATGAGGGGGAAGGCGGCGGCGGGTGGGGTGGTGTTGGGTGCGAGGAGGATGAGGGGGAGGGTGAGGAAAATGCCGGCAAGCAATGAAAACCGTCGTAGCCAAACTCTCGTCATACTGTGCCTTTGGTTGGGTGTTTTCGATTGACCTGTCAATGACTCGTGAGCTGGATCAATCCGCGCGCGGCCAGGTCTTGCAGGAATGTGTCCAGGTCGGCGGCGGCTTGTGCCGGCATCACGTCATAATGTCGCACCAGATACGCCTGCATCTCGCCCACCGTGCGCTTCCCGTCAAGCAACTGCCACAATGCGCTGCCCACTTCATTCAGCACGCGCACCTTCCCGGCGCGCGGTGAGACTAGCACCACTTCGCCGTCCAGGATGCGCCAGATAATGTCAGGAACAGGGAGGGGAATCAGTTGTGGATCCATGGTCGCCTTACTGTGTCCAGGTCTCAAACGCCTGATTGGAACTGGAGGGCGTCGCTCCCTGCGCCCCCTGATGTCGTCGGGCCAACGCCAACAAATAAACCCCCGCCAGGACGCCGACAACGGCCATCGGCGGCGCCCAGACGGGCAGGAGGGGCGCATGTAGCGAAGGCAAGTCATACAGCCGCCGCCTGTTGTCGTATTCTACTTCTTCCAGCCGATAGTAGTAGGTCCGACCCGTTTCGATGGCGCGATCATGGTAGGTGTAGCTGGCTCCGGTGGCCGGATTGCCCTGGCTGGGGATGAGGCGGTCGTTGATTTGCGCGAATTCGCCATCGGGCGATGTGCCGCGGTACAGGTTGAATCCTGCCGTCTGGTACTCTGTCTTGGTCACCCAGGAGATTTCGATGTCTGGCACGCGGGCAAGCTGCGTCATGATGACGGCGGCTGCCAGCAGCAGCCAGAGGAGGCCCAGGAGGATGAGGGCGCGGACGGAATCCGACGAGGCCGCTCGCTGGCTCATGAACGATTACTCAGCCCCGATAACCAATCTGGCAGACGGCGGGATTTGCCGGCATTTACTCGTCTTCCCTGCGCATCATATTCCTGGTGATAATAATTGTAATAAATGTCGTAATTGCCCGCGCTGCCGGCCTGCATCCGGTTCAAGACCGCTCCTAGCACCCGTGCCCCAGCTTTTGCCAGGTTCTCCGTGGCGTGCGCCAGCGCCACCCGCCTGGTTGCGCCCGCCTCCACGACGATAAGGCAGCCATCAACCCGTGTTCCCACAATGGCCGCATCCGTGACCGTCAACAAGGGCGGCGTATCCACAATCAGCAGGTCAAACTCCTCGCCAAGTGATTGTAACACCTGGCTCATGCGCTGCGAGTTAAGCAACTCCGAGGGATTGGGTGGCAGCGGGCCACTGGTGAGGACGCACAGGCCCGGCATAGACGTCGATTGCAGATATTGGCGCACGGGCGTGTCTTGATCCAGGATGGCCGAGGTAAGGCCATGATTGTTGCTGAGGTTAAAAAGATGATGCTGCCGCGACAATCGCAGGTCGGCGTCAATAACGACCACCGATTTACCCGCCTGCGCCATCACCACGCCCAGGTTGGCCGTTATCGTTGACTTGCCTTCACCGGGAACCGCGCTGCTGATCGCCACGGTTTGTAGGCTGGCGTCAATCATCGTAAAACCCAGGTTCGTGCGCAGCCCCCGAAACGCCTCGGACACGGGAGCGCGTGGTTCGTGTAGTGTGATCACGCGCGCCGCGCCGTTCTTGCCGCCGATTTCGCTGATGAAACCCAACGTAGGCAGGCCCGTATCTTCTTCGATTTGCTCCGGTGTTTTTACGCTGTCGTCCAGGTATTCCAGCGTGAAGATGAGGCCCAGGGCGGCTATGGCGCCCGCGGCCACGGCCAGGGCGGTGTTCGTGCCCACGCGCGGGCGAATGGGAGTGGACGGCGGGATGGCTTTCTCCACGACGAGCAGATTGTTGCTGCCGCGTGCCTGTTCTAGCCGCAAGTCCTCCAGGTCCTGGAAGTTCTGTGTGTACTTGATTTGTGTTTCGCGCAGGTTTGTTTGCAATCGGTCGTAGGCTGCCTGGCGTTCTGGCGTATCCACTTCGCCGTAGCTGCTGATTTCCGTTTCTAGGGCTTCGATCTGGTCCGCCAGGTCGTCCAGAAGTTGCTGCCGTTTCTGGATGGATTCCGCGTACCGCTGACTTTGCCGCTCCTCGTTGTCCTGAATGAAGACCTGGGCCAGGGTGTTGGCGATGGCGGCGGCGCGGTTGCTATCGTGGTTACGCACCTGGATGCCCAGGATTTTGGAGTCTTGGGGTGTGGAGACGGAAATCTCGCTGGCGAGGGCGTCCACGCTGGTGTTCAATCCCAATTCGGCGATGGTTTTTTCCAGCACGGGGCGGGTTTGCAGGAGTTCGACGTAAGTGCCGGCAAGTTGCTGTTCTAACAGAAGTTGCGCGTACTCATTGCCGGCATTGCTGCCGGGGGCTTCATCAATCAGCAGCCGCGTCGAAGCCTGATAAGTGGGAGCCGTGTTCTTGCTGACCAGGTAAGCCGATCCGCCGCTGATGATCATGGCAATCAGAATGAGCCAGGTCTTGCGGCGCAGCAGATTAAGATAGTGTCTCATTTCCATAAAGCCCACATTTCCTTGCCTGCTTCACGACGGTTGTTTGGTCGGGTTAACGGTGGCGGCGGAACCAGGGTAAAAAGGGTGCGATATTTAAGAGGGACAACAGCGTCAAGGCGTACCACACAGCGGCTTCCCAGGTACGAGAACTGGTTGCTCCCATGCCCAGGCAAACCAGCACTAAACCACTCCAGGCGGACGCCCGAAATGAGGTTGTGCGTCGTTGTTGGCGGAATGGCTGCCCCAATGCCACCGCCTGCCAGTAATGATAGCTAAATGAGGCCACCATTATCGCCAGCCCCATCAGCCAGAATGCGTTGGCCGTTATGGTTCTCCAGAATGTCACGCGCGCAATTATAGCATAAGTTACGAATTACGAATGACGAGTTGTGACGGTGTCCTTCGTTTATCAAGGATAGCCGCTATCTATACTTATCGTCCTCCGACATTCGCCGGTCGTTGAGGAAAGCCAATGTTCGTGCCCACGCCAGCGCCGCGGCCGGGGCGTCGTAGGCATCGGTCCGATCCGGCTCGAAAAACCAGTGCCCCGTGCCGGCATAACGACAAATCGTAACGGGGCGACCCGCCGCGCGTAAGGCAGCCTCCAGCCTGTTGACCTCTGCCTCCGGTTCATACGGATCGTTTGCCGCGAAATGACCGAGATAAGCCGCCTTTGAGCCGGTGTAATCGCCGGGGCCGGTTCCGTAGAAGACGACGACGGCATCAATGGTTTCCGGGGCCATCGTGGAAAGCTCCAGCGCGAAAAACGCCCCCAGAGAGAATCCGACCACGGCCAGGGTCTGGCCTGCCGACGCGGCGCGCAGGAAGGCAACGGCGGCGGCAATGTCCGCCCGCGCTCGTTCAACGTCAAGGGCGCGGCTCAGCCTTTCCGCCTCCGGGATGGTCGTAGCCAGTTGGCCGTGATAGAGGTCCGGCGCGAAGGCGATGAAGCCGGCTTCCGCCAGCCGTGTGCAAAACGCCTTGATGGTGTCGTTCAGCCCCCACCAGGGATGCAGAACCAGAACGCCGCGCCCTGTATCGCGCGGCACGGCTAGAAAACCAGGGGGTTGCGGGGGTGTCATGGGACTCCTTCGAAAATAATCTTCCCGGAAGCTTCGTCACGGATGCTGGCTCCGGGGAGCAGCTTCCGGGAAGATATTGTCATTAATGGTGGTGCGCCGCGGCGCATGAAGTCTCTTTTGTAAATAGTGGTCAGTTGGTGGTTGACAGTTGGTAGTTGGTAGAAGCGCCGCCGTATCCAACGCTTCCGCGATTTTTGTTTGGGTGCGCCCTAAAATCAGCCCACGAGAGCGTTACTCGTTGCCGGCAGCTACTGACGGCGTCATGGGGGAGTGGCGCAGGGCCTGCCACACCTGTTCGGCGCGCAGTGGTAAACGGGTCAGACGCACGTCGGCGGCATCCTTGATGGCGTTTGCCAGCGCCGCCGCCCCCGCCGTAATGGGCGGTTCGCCCACGCCACGCACCCCAAACGGCCCAAGCGGCGACGGGTTGTTGACCAGGTTCGTCTCCAGCCGCGGAACCATATCCGCCCGCGGCAGCACATAATCCAGCAGGCTGCCGCTCAGAAGCTGCCCCTCACCGTCATAAACCATCGCCTCGTACAGCCCCAGGCTCATCCCCTGAACCATGCCGCCGTGCATTTGCCCCTGCACCAGCAGCGGATTGAGGGCAAAGCCAACGTCCTGGAACGCGACGTAATCCAGCGGCTGCACTTCGCCCGTTTCCCGGTCCACGCGCACCTTGAGCAAATGAGCGACAAAGCCGGGGGCATTTTGCGCCACGGCGGCGCTGCCCTCGCTCACGATGGGTCCGCCGCCGCCCCGCTTGCTCTGGGCGATGCGCACCAGTTGGGACAACGGCAGCGTCCGGTCCGGCACGCCGCGCACCCGCGCCGCTCCTTCCGCCAGCTCGATGTCCGCCGCGGCGGCTTCAAATTCCTCCGCCGCGATCTTGATCAGCTTCTGTTTGGCTGCTTCCGCCGCGGCGGCCACCGCGCCAGACATGGCATACGTGACCTGGCTGCCGCCGCTGGCCGCGCCAAAGGGGCCGCTGCTCGTGTCTCCCTGAATCAGGCGCACCTGATCGGGGTGCACGCCCAAAATCTCCGCCGCCACCAGCACAAAGCTGCTGTTCACGCCGGAGATGTCCACCGTGCCCACCTGAATGCTGACCGTGCCATCGTTGTCCACGCGGCAAATTGCGGAGGAGGGTTCCACGGCGGAGGGCCAGCCGCCCACGGCCAGGCCAACACCTTCGTCCGGCCCTTTTGCCGCCCGCTCCCGCCAGGCGGGATGCTGCGCCAACTCCTCCAGGCAGCGCCGCAGCCCGATGTTCGGCCAGGGTCGCCCCGTGCCGCTCAAATCCCCTTCCTCCGCCACGTTTTGCAGCCGGAACGCCAGCGGGTCCAGTGACAAAGCGGCGGCCATCTCATCCATTTGCGATTCGACGGCGAAGGTGGCGTGCGGCGCGCCGGGTGCGCGGTAGGCCCCAATTTGCGGCTTGTGCGTACTCACCTCCAGGCATTCGATGCGCAGATTGGGCCACTTGTAGTAGCCGCCCAGGAGCGCGGCGACGATGCCGCCGAGGCGGAAGGAAAAGACGCCGTTGTCCAGCACCACGCGCGCTTGCAGCGCCGTCAGCGTGCCATCGCGCTGCACGCCCGTTTTTAGCGTGATGGTGATTGCCGGGGAGGGGGTGGTGGCCAGGAAATCTTCAGAGCGGGTGAACGCCAGCCGCGTGGGCAAGCCGACGGCCAGGGCGACGGCCGCCGTCAGTGGCTCCACGATGCCATATTTCGCGCCAAACGCGCCGCCGACCGTTTGCGGCACGACGCGCACGCTGCTTTCCGGTAGGGAGAGGAGACGGGCAACTTCTTCGCGCACGAGAAACTGCCCCTGGGTGCTGGTGTAAATGGTGACGCCGCGCCCCAGGGGATCGGGGTCGGCGACGCAGGCGTGCGGTTCCAGGTAGCCCTGGTGGACCATGCTCGTGTGGTAGGTGTGTTCCAGAATCAGGTCGGCGGCGGCAAACCCGGCGGCAATGTCGCCGCGCGCGAATTCGCTGCGCCCGTGGACGTTGTTTGGCAGCGCATTCGCGCCGTTTTTGCCTACGCCCTCGTTGGTGTGGACGGCGGTCAGGTCGGATTCTTCGCGGGGAAGGCCACGCGGCCAAACGGTGGGCGCGTCCGGGGACATGGCCGATAGGGCATCGGCGACAACGGGCCGCGGGTCGTAATTAACGTCTACGAAATCGACGGCATCGTGCGCGGCGGCTTCCGTTTCGGCGACGACGACGGCTACGGGCTGCCCGCGCCAGAGGACTTCCTCTTTAGCCAGCACGGCGCTGTTGCGGGAGGTGATGACGCGGTCGCGGGTGGGCAGGTCGGCGGCGGTGAGGACGGCGATGACGCCGGGCATGGCGGCGGCGGCGGTGGTGTTGATGGAGAGGATGCCGGCATGCGCATACGGACTGAGTACGGGACGAGCGTGAACCATGCGCGGCAGGCGCAGGTCGGCGGTGAAGCGCGTGTGGCCGGTGACTTTTTCTTGGCCGTCGATCAGTTTGCGAGGCTTGCCGAGGTAAGCATAATCAGTCATGGCTGGTCCTTGAAAGGTGGCGTTGCCGGTTAGATGACGTGGTATCTATTCCATAATTGTACACGAGGCGGGGCGGGTTTTCATGGAATTGTGGATTATCAGGGGGGAGGTGACTTTTGTCAATTGCCGGCATTTTCTCCCATCCCGTACAATAAAATGCAGGCGAGTACTGCTTTCCCCTGGCAGTCGTTTCCTTCCTAATCCAATTGTCAACATTCAAAGCCCTGCCATTTGACGCCACCCTGGACCAGCCGATGCCGGCAGCCCCGGCGCTGCGCCGTTGATGGTGGGGCACGGGAGGCCATCATGCTTGTACAAACCTTATCCCCCCGCGCCAGACAGACGCGGGCCATATCCCTGGCGGCCCTTTGCGCCGCTTTGCTCCTTCTATTCCTACTTGTGAGCGCGACCACGGCCGCATCCTCCGCTTTGCTCATCGGCGATCGGTACGTTGCCGTTAGTGGCAGCGACCTCATGAACGACTGCGCCGACCCCGACCTGCCCTGCCTCACCGTTGCCTACGCCCTCTCTCAGGCCGATCCCCATGACGTCATCCGCGTGGCCGAGGGCGTCTACGTGGAGAACCTCGTCATCAACGCGCCGGTCACGCTGGAGGGTGGGTATGAGGCCGACACCTGGACGCGTGACATCGATCAATACGTGACGGTACTCGATGGCACAAACGGCCAGACCATTCCCGGCGATTGGGATGGCGACGCCGTGCGCTACCCGATGGTGATTGAGCATGAAGAAGGGTATCGCATGTATTACAACAATGGCGAGTTGGGCGGGGCTATTGGCCTGGCCTCCTCGCCCGATGGCGTTACCTGGGCGCGCAACCCGGCCAACCCCATTCTCACCCCCGGCCAGCCCGGAGAGTGGGACGACGCTCGGTTGGAAGCCCCGTTTGTGCTGCGCATGGGCGTCAATGATTACAAAATGTGGTACAGCGGCTACGAGGGGTGTGGCATTGGTTTAGCCACCAGCAGCGACGGCGTTAACTGGACCAGGTATCCGGGCAACCCGGTGCTGGCGGTGGGCGACCAGGATTGGAACAACATCTGCGTGCAGCATCCCTCTGTCATGTACGAAGGCGGCCAGTATAAGATGTGGATGATGACGGTAGGAGATGCCGGCACGGGGTGGCAACCAACGTACTCCTATGCTACGTCGCCGGATGGCATTGCCTGGACCTGGCATCCGGCCAACCCCGTCTTCCAGATGCAGCCCGCCAATGAGTGGGAAAGCATCTGGATGTGGCGGCCCTACGTGTTCCGCCTGACGCCCAACCCGTACCAACTCTGGTACACGGCTTACGGGTCTGGCGGCGCGGCCATTGGTTATGCCACCTCGCCCGACGGCATCAACTGGGTGCGCCATAACGGGGGCGCGGTCCCGGTCATGGCGGGCACGCCGGGCGAGTGGGACGAGGGCTTTGCCGCCGATTCGACGGTTGGTTTCGTCATTGGCAATGTGTTTGCCATGTATTATGACAACAACCACAGCATTGGCCTGGCGCATTCGCCAGATGGCATCGTGTGGACGAAATGGCCGACCAATCCGGTGTTTACGCCGGGCGCGCCGCCGCAGTGGGGGCAGAGTGTGGTGCTGTTTAATGCCGGCAGCGACGGAGCCATTCTCGACGGATTCACCATCACCCACGGGGACGCCTGCGCCACGGGCGGCGGCGGCGGCGTGGGCGTGGAAGGCGTCGTTGTCACTATCCAGAACAGCATCCTGCGCGAGAACAACGCCGCCGGACCATGTGGTGGCGGTGGCGTGGAAGTGCGCCAGCCCGGCGGATTCGTGAACATCCTGCACTCCCAGATCATCAGCAATACGGCGGCGGACGCCGGCGGCGTGGACGTGTGGGATGGCTCCTCCGCCTACATCTTCGATACGCTGATTGCCAATAACAGCGCCCGCGGCGGACTGCCCGGCGGGGGCGTCGAAGTCTCCGTCAGCAGCGTGCTGACCATTGAGAACAGCACGATCAGCGGCAACGTGACGCCGGCTAACGGCGGCGGCATTGCCGTGGACCAGGAGGCGCGGGCGACGGTGCTGAATTGCTCTGTCTTGGGCAACCACAGCGACAACATGGGTGGCGGCATCTGGAGTGGCCCGAACAGTTTCCTGCATGTCGCCGGTTCGGAAGTTTCCGACAACAGCGCCGGGCAGTCTGGTGGCGGCGTGGCGACGGAACAGGTTAATCGGGTGGAGGTGATGGGCAGCACGATTGCCAATAACCATTCAGGTTGGGCGGGCGGCGGCCTCATCCTCAGCGGCGGTTCCGCGCTGCTGGCCGATAGCCAGATCCTCGCCAATCATGCCGAAGCCTGGGCGGGCGGCGTGTGGATTGCCAGCGGCGAAGCGCACGTGGTCAACGTCCTGGTTGAAGGCAACCAGACCGTGCAGTACAGCGGCGGTGGCATGGAAATCAACGGGGATTGGGGGCCTGCCCATCTGCTGCTGGAACATGCCGTTTTGCAGGGGAACGTCTCCACCGGCAACGGCGGCGGCCTGAACGTCTGGCATTCGTCCGCCGACTTGCTGGATGTGCAATTCCTGGGGAATCACAACAGCGAGAGCGGCGGTGGCCTGGCTGTGAGCGCGCAAGGCGCGGCGGTGGTGATGGATTCGCTGTTCAATGAGAACAGCGCTATCTGGGGCGGGGCCTTGTTCGTGGGCGAACTGGGGAATCTGGTTCTGGAGCGCAGCGTGGTCACGGCAAACCATGCCGACGACAGCGGCGGCGGTCTGTTCGCGGGGTATGAATCGTCCGTGACCGTTGCCGGCAGCGCCTTCGACTACAACAGCGCCGGCTCGCAGGGGGGTGGCTTGTGGCATCATGGCTCGCTGACCATGATGGACACGGTGGTGCGCCACAATGTGGCGGGCAGCATTGGTGGCGGCATTACGTCCTGCTGCCCGGAGGGGGGCGGTCCGCTGACGATGACCAACTGCCTGGTGGCGAACAACGAGGGAACCTATGGCGGTGGCATCGCCCCGTTTTGGTTTGGCGTGTTGACCAACGTGACGGTGACGAATAACACCTGCGCGGAAGCGGGTTGCGTCGGCGGCGTGGATGCGGCGCGCAACGACCTGAACCAGATGCACTGGTTCCGCAACAGTATCCTCTGGGGCAACCAGAACAGCGATCTGGGGTGTGAGCCGGGCTTCTGCCGCGCGGATGCGTCGGACATTGGCGTGGGGGGCGTGTACAGTGGCATGGGCAACCTGTCCACGGATCCGCAGTTTGTGGATGCGGCGGGTGAGGATTATCATCTGGCAGCGTGGTCTCCGGTGATAGATGCCGGCACACCATACGGCGCGCCCGACCATGACTATGATGGCGATCCGCGCCCGTTGGGGTATGGCTTTGACATGGGGTACGACGAGTTCGTGGGGACGCCCGACCCGTTGTATGTGGACATTTTCACCAACAAGGCGCAGTACGTCCCCGGCGATACGATGGTCGTGGGGCTGGAGGTGGTGAACGCCACCCGGCAACCGCGACCCGGCGTGCTGCTGCTCACGTTGTCCACGCCGTGGGGAGACAATACGTTGCTGACCCTGCCGCTGGTCCGTCCACCGAAGAGTACGCTCTTCCTGCCGCAGTTGTTCAGTCTGACGCTGCCCACGTTGCCGGATGGGCAGTATGCGTGGCTGCTTTCGTGGCAGCCGTATGGCGAGGCGGATGCCGCGCCGTGGAGTTTTAGCAGTCCGTAATGAGTGGAAGGAGGATGCCGGCATGGGGAAATGCCGGCATCCTCTCTCATCCTCACACCCATGCCGCGGCGGAAAGTCGCCAGTCAAATCCGCTCTGCCACGGAAACCTGATAATTCGCCAATGGCTGCCGCGTGGAGTGCCAGATTCAGGGTGTCTCTACCTTGTTGGATCGACAGCCCATGTCAATGCCGGCACGATCAACATTGACCAACCACGGCGTACGCTATCCGACAATGTTGCACGAGAAGACCGTATTGCTCATCGGCTCTTTCGGACTTCGCGTGATTTACGCCACATAGGGGTTTGGCGTTGAGGCTTTATCTGGTTCTTGCGCACATATTCCGGCCAAAAGCCGCCACTCTCCACGAATGCCCGGAGAACCAGATCATCTTAATCTTACAGGATTTCCCCAATCGGGGTCTTTCTCGCATTCGTGCAGTATAATTTGGCAAGTCAATCTGAGACCGCTAGAACACGAAGGGAGAATGATGGCGATCCCCGAACCTTTCACAGCAGTCGCATTTAGTGCTGGTGTCATAACAAATCTGGCAACGGATATCCTAAAACATCGCTCGCAATATGCAAAAAACCCGCTTATGGTTCGCGCACTCAAATGGGCTGGTTTCCGTGAAACTGAATTTGAAGAGCGAA
Proteins encoded in this window:
- a CDS encoding PqqD family protein — translated: MDPQLIPLPVPDIIWRILDGEVVLVSPRAGKVRVLNEVGSALWQLLDGKRTVGEMQAYLVRHYDVMPAQAAADLDTFLQDLAARGLIQLTSH
- a CDS encoding polysaccharide biosynthesis tyrosine autokinase gives rise to the protein MEMRHYLNLLRRKTWLILIAMIISGGSAYLVSKNTAPTYQASTRLLIDEAPGSNAGNEYAQLLLEQQLAGTYVELLQTRPVLEKTIAELGLNTSVDALASEISVSTPQDSKILGIQVRNHDSNRAAAIANTLAQVFIQDNEERQSQRYAESIQKRQQLLDDLADQIEALETEISSYGEVDTPERQAAYDRLQTNLRETQIKYTQNFQDLEDLRLEQARGSNNLLVVEKAIPPSTPIRPRVGTNTALAVAAGAIAALGLIFTLEYLDDSVKTPEQIEEDTGLPTLGFISEIGGKNGAARVITLHEPRAPVSEAFRGLRTNLGFTMIDASLQTVAISSAVPGEGKSTITANLGVVMAQAGKSVVVIDADLRLSRQHHLFNLSNNHGLTSAILDQDTPVRQYLQSTSMPGLCVLTSGPLPPNPSELLNSQRMSQVLQSLGEEFDLLIVDTPPLLTVTDAAIVGTRVDGCLIVVEAGATRRVALAHATENLAKAGARVLGAVLNRMQAGSAGNYDIYYNYYHQEYDAQGRRVNAGKSRRLPDWLSGLSNRS
- a CDS encoding dienelactone hydrolase family protein gives rise to the protein MTPPQPPGFLAVPRDTGRGVLVLHPWWGLNDTIKAFCTRLAEAGFIAFAPDLYHGQLATTIPEAERLSRALDVERARADIAAAVAFLRAASAGQTLAVVGFSLGAFFALELSTMAPETIDAVVVFYGTGPGDYTGSKAAYLGHFAANDPYEPEAEVNRLEAALRAAGRPVTICRYAGTGHWFFEPDRTDAYDAPAAALAWARTLAFLNDRRMSEDDKYR
- a CDS encoding xanthine dehydrogenase family protein molybdopterin-binding subunit, translated to MTDYAYLGKPRKLIDGQEKVTGHTRFTADLRLPRMVHARPVLSPYAHAGILSINTTAAAAMPGVIAVLTAADLPTRDRVITSRNSAVLAKEEVLWRGQPVAVVVAETEAAAHDAVDFVDVNYDPRPVVADALSAMSPDAPTVWPRGLPREESDLTAVHTNEGVGKNGANALPNNVHGRSEFARGDIAAGFAAADLILEHTYHTSMVHQGYLEPHACVADPDPLGRGVTIYTSTQGQFLVREEVARLLSLPESSVRVVPQTVGGAFGAKYGIVEPLTAAVALAVGLPTRLAFTRSEDFLATTPSPAITITLKTGVQRDGTLTALQARVVLDNGVFSFRLGGIVAALLGGYYKWPNLRIECLEVSTHKPQIGAYRAPGAPHATFAVESQMDEMAAALSLDPLAFRLQNVAEEGDLSGTGRPWPNIGLRRCLEELAQHPAWRERAAKGPDEGVGLAVGGWPSAVEPSSAICRVDNDGTVSIQVGTVDISGVNSSFVLVAAEILGVHPDQVRLIQGDTSSGPFGAASGGSQVTYAMSGAVAAAAEAAKQKLIKIAAEEFEAAAADIELAEGAARVRGVPDRTLPLSQLVRIAQSKRGGGGPIVSEGSAAVAQNAPGFVAHLLKVRVDRETGEVQPLDYVAFQDVGFALNPLLVQGQMHGGMVQGMSLGLYEAMVYDGEGQLLSGSLLDYVLPRADMVPRLETNLVNNPSPLGPFGVRGVGEPPITAGAAALANAIKDAADVRLTRLPLRAEQVWQALRHSPMTPSVAAGNE